The Onychomys torridus unplaced genomic scaffold, mOncTor1.1, whole genome shotgun sequence genome includes the window TGATTAGTTTCCAAATGAAAGGACCATGAGCCATAGGAGGTTTAACAACTAAATTTACTGTCTATTGTGAGAATATTGTTTTAATGGGGAAGCCTTAAGTAATGTCTATCCCTTCACTTTAAGTTCTCAATGACATCAAGTATCATTCTTGTCAAAATTCACCATAGGGAACCCATGAATTCATAAGGCTTACAGAAAATAAGTAAGGTCTTTCTGATGACAAGGTGGGTAACCTAGGTTTAGTCTCTGAAAATATTCTACTCAGTGTATATTAAGATAATTTTTCATTACATACATAGATATGACCCTCACACCTTATAAAAAATATTGTCAAGTCATGTTCTAATTTTTAAAGTCCTATTAATATTTAACATGTCCTGATGTTGTCATTTTAGTCTACCAGAATTGAAGGTAGATTCTGCTTGTTGTTGTTTACTTACCAGACAGGACAAAATGCCTGTGCTGGATCTTCAAACACTTATttattgtctgtctatctatctatctatctatctatctatctatctatctatatatatatatatatatatatatataatgaggcTTCATTGGTGGGCAATGTTCTTAAAATCATTAAATTGTTGATTTCTTTATATGCAttcatataaatattatatttatcacATTTACAAGTACAAATATATCTTATTCATATATAAATCATTGCTATAATCCAATGTGACTAAATATCCTTGTTTAGGAACAATAATatcttaaaagttttaaaaaacctTAAGAGATATGAGCCATATTGTGAAACCAGAGTTGCGATAAGCATCAAGGATATATCATTTTGACCAGAATTATATGATTCCATAAGTCATGGACTTAAAAGTAGACGTTAAGTTTGTATGTAAAACTTCAGGTTAATTGTTCCAAAAAAGTGTTCAGAAACATagtcatttctatttattttacctgTGTGGTCATGTTGAttaaatgcatatttatatttaagattattatatttttaccTTTTAGTATTgctatgaacaaaatatattcagGCCAAATTAACAACTGTAGTTTATAAGAGCATTTACCTATAATCATTTTGTTATTAAGTTCATGATATGAACAATAAACCATAATTTCAAAGTAACGCTCTATACATAAGTAATCCAAAAGACAAATCCtaataaacaaaaatcttatGATTATTGGCTTTTGGCATTAGAGTTTTAACTTTTTACTGTAAAAGGGAAACTCGACATAGTGATccttagtaaatattttattagttcacacagaaaaaaaagatgatattCAGAGAACAAAGGAACATGTTGGGCAAAGGACATTTTAGAGAAAAGGTAGTTTGGACTTAGCTAGTCAGAATTCGCAGTAAGACCCAGTAGAGCCTACTCTAGCAACGCTTTCTTTTCTGCACTTTGTCTCTCATTTGGTAATTCATCCTTTGAGTCTCTGTTGGTGTCTGTGAATTTCAATTAGGATATCTTTGGAAGCCAGAAATTTTATCATGCAAAATCTATTGctgttaaaacaaaacactaaaattacaaaataaacaccATAGAAGTCCAACATTTTCTCCATGGTTGAATAGAAAATGGGTGTGGTGGTCCTATTGGACCCAATGGGACCATGAAGCATAATGGTGGCTACTATTTTGACTTGTCCCAAGTGGTAACatgccgcagaccacccagagggagaccatcactgcgggagaaccagggagaaggctcaaggagaagtcaggaatcggcaaggagaatgacagacagacacatgatatgttgatgtgctgctgcaactttacttctgtataggcaatgcttatatacttttacaatcaaggaacttggcagggggttacatcagaccattattttttacaattactccgaatcagcaagaaacaataacaagagacattcatatctatttttgtgtatcacttcctcAGTGGGAGTTcattgtggctattgtctgagggcatgatctcagaattttgtgaaatctgtctcacGCCAgcgaccacatctgtggggagccaaactcttgccagtctgggttatattttactattgtatacccatttgctttcaaagccattttttcccctcataatttacccatctgttcccaacttcatcataacttcctgtatatgggagcggctctaggtaacttccactttcgggggtccacctaggggctgtccaccagctccctcctaaaaagtactgtgtatacccccagggaagtgtgtgttggggaatttttctctaactctttctctctagaagggtctggcacgctatgtttattccctcgtaacatttttatttttactttcatttttgggctctctggctgtttctgacaagagctcgcgctgctctactctaaacaggaacgaccccagagatgtatttgaggaagtcttttgagcttccttatacactggtctgataaatggaggtgctccgggtacagggtcatctgggtcagtcatgttggtgccgacctgtactggtCGTGTTGTTAACTGGAGAACACATCTTCTGGTTATGTCCTTACAGCATCAAAGAATTAGGgggatttttttgtgtttgtccTTACCAGAGATTCCAAGgttgccattagctcaggtcaaCATTATTGTTCAGAAATTTTAGATCCATCTGAGACATTTAGGTTTAAGCCATCACTTACCATATATGCTGGTATTCAACTTATAATAAGTATTACCGTGATGACAAAAAATATTACTTGTAGATATATAATATTGAAGGTATAAAAGTCCTTGCATCATACTGTTCAATATGATATGATTTCCCTTCATAAATATTGACATTTCTTCTGTGCAGATTCAAGTGGAGGAGCTACCAGTTTTCTTTGGCCTTCATATTTGCTGTTGAGGAGATCAACAGGAACACTCACATTTTACCCAACACATCTCTAGGATTTCATCTCTATCATGTCCCAAGAAATCAATGACATATTCTCCAGGAACCCCTTATTTGCCTCACAGGAACTGGACTATACTTTCCGAATTACACATGTAGAGGATCAAAGAAGGCTGCTGCTTTACTTACAGGCACATCGTGGGCAACCTCTGCACATATTGGGAGACTACTCAATCTCTACAAATATCCACAGGTGAGGGACTTGGCtgtgaggaaaaaagaaaccagtaTTATACTGCAGTCATTTCAGATGTTTTCAAATGTAAAGAAGTGCTGCTGTGTGTCATTCATCTATCAAAGCAAATAAATCAGGCATTTGGTTATATAGCCTCATATACTTTGCTTGAGATAAAACAGAATAGGCTGGAGCTAGTACTGGTTGTTCAGAAATTTTGTCTTGGAGTAATTCtaaaaagttttcaaaaagaTAATGAAAGTTTAAAATATCATGAGTACAAGTTAGTCTATATCAATCCAAAGTGTCACCTCAGGTCTTAAATTGTGTTTTATGTCAATATTTAACTTATGTTTCCTATTTCCTTCAGCTTACTTTTGGACCATTTGACACTATGCTAAGTGACAGAGCCCAGTTCATTGGCCCTTAGTTGCATAATTTCATTCATGATTCTAGGTTCATCAGGAGTGATCAGAAAGGTCATATTTGatttacacatgtacatatttaagaatttttattttatattttttcattttgttttaactgtgaaagttttgtctgcatgcatgtatgtacacatgtacttGCTTAGTGCACATCAAAGttagaagagggcttcagatttCCTGGTAGTGGAGGCACAGATAGTATTgagtaccatgtgggtgcttgcaACTGAAACTTGGTCCTCCATAAGAGTAACAGTATCCTGAACCACAGAACCATTTATCTACCTTTATCTTCTGATTTCCAGTATAAATAACATTCCACATTTCCTTAATGAGTATCATTTCTTTCCTGATTTGCCCCATCCCTATATAAGTACTAGAAACATCAAACTATGTAACTTCCATGGTAAGGGATATCCTTCAATACCATAGGTATTAAAGATCTTAAACATGTTATAGACAAATATATATCCATTAGGGAGGTATGGTAAAATCTTATTATGAGAATCTTACATTgacaaacaattttttaaattaatagatgCTATGTGGCATAATTTGAATGTAGTTTGTACCTCCTCAGTTataatttgattattatatgtgATAAGTACTCATtaaatcattttataaaaaagaCTCTATTTTCTATAAGAAGTTAATGGAATCcttattaaacatagaagacGAAAATTATGAAAGAATGTCTTGTGACAACAAGTTGAAATGACACATTACCACTTCCATTAATGGCAGTGTTGTGAATAGCAAGGCATATGTGGACACCCTTGTTCTTAGAACAAGACAGGACACTGAATTTGAAGGATCCTCCTTTCCAGTCAAAGGTGGACATAGTAGAGTAACTTTATGTCAAAATATGTCCAAGAAACAGAACATAGGCATGAGACAATTGAAACAGTGAAAGTGaggagcacacacagacacaatgttgactatagaaagaaaatcaaagaggaTTCCTCAATCTTAACACTTATGTCTAATGAGATTTTATATGtatcaataataatttttttgaatAACATAATGATTTTCCTGACGAATCAGATGTTTTAACTTTGCTTCATATAGATAGAAActttcaatttgtttgtttttttttaaatttgattaatTTCAAACAGCATAATGAGACTAGCTACACATACCATTTTAGATTTAATGTGCTTATATGTGCTTTGAGTACATTTGTGAAATAGTAAGCTCATCTACATGGTAATTATATTCATTGAAGGAAACTTGAAACATCAGTATGAAATTCCTAATCCCACATGATTGCAGGTTAAGTAgacactttgaaatattttagtgagcaagaaaaaactaaaacataaatGCTAACTATTTCAAAACAGTGAATGTTATAATTTAAACCACATTGAATGAGGTgggcatatatttaaaaattgtgtttaaatCTCGATGAAATATTTGTCATGACTTATTTACTCTGTGCTTTCACTAAAGAATATATGAAGCATTTATATGTTGTGCAAATGAAGCATTTATGCTATGTTAGAACCTTATAGGTGTAAACACATGAGATATAGTAGAGACAGAGTGCCTTGATAGTGAAAGGGTAGCAAGAAGGCTCATCTGgaataaacaacaaataaaatgctgataatGGAATGAAAGGTTCTATAGGCAATATCAAAATGATGAATTCCATAgatttttaattagaattttcaaCCAAAATTGAATTTCAAATTCCACTTTGCAAAACTATGTACATTATACGAGaaatatgaaatagaaatatttaatgaaaatatggaataaatacattaatatttaCATGTTTTGAATTCATGATGAAAGTCACAaattattgtggtgatatattgtgtatcaaatgaAGCTTGCCAGATAATTAGatgacagagtcagccactagattaaacatagaggccaggtagaGTGGCACACACATTCAACCCTAGAACTTgcaaggcagagatctgtctggatctctgtgagttaaaagccaccctggattacatgagattgattcattCCAGGacagaaatagagccaggcagtagtagtCACATACCTTTCTCCCAGCTCTTAAGATCTCATGCTTGTTGCTACAAGTATTGGGGAAGCAcacataccattaatcccagcactaggaattaagtaatatggctgggcaaagaaaagtatataaggtttgaggagacaggaactaagtaCCTTTCCACCTAAGTCCTTTTGACTGAGGACACAGAGGAATTCAGCCAGAAGATTtatggagttggcgaggtgagacatggcagtggctttttcctttgtctctctgagttTTTAGCATTTACCACAATATCGGGATCCaggattttttattataagaccctTTAGAAATTCAAGCAACTAATTATAAGTAGTAAAGTATCAAAAATTATTCCATggcatattaaaattaaaacaagtattttacaTCTATTTTCTAAATAGATATTTTCTCCCTGGAGATGATTAAACAGTTTCTCAAAGGGAGTTTTTCCATCTTTCAGGAATCTAATAATTCTCATTCCCACAAGTACTGTCAGAGAAAGGAACACAATGAAGAATTAAATCAGTTCTATAGGAATAGTTAACATGAATCTGATGACTGAGAACAACACTACAAGAAAGATATTTCAAAGCACATACTCCTTATAATGTACTCAGTTGACAAAGTCACACAAGGGAATTCAGAAGGAGGTGATCCTATGATCAGGTTAGGTTTATTCAATTTAATGCAATAATTTGTGACAATATAAATGActagaaatataaattattacttaattgaattatatttaagtataaaaatgaaaaatatagacTTGTTCACATTATGTCCAACATAGAAGACAGGCAATATAGATCTGAAATTACTGATTAGAGAGCATTTAGTAATTATCACTATTGAGCACAGATTTACTTCAGTCTGAAAAAAACAGAGGAACTGTGGGCAAATGCCAGAGAGTTGGTGCTATGAATTGGCTTGAGATAAAAGGGAAAAGTGAGCAGAGTGTCATAATAACTTTAATTCCTGAGTAGATATGGATCATTGTATGAAGTGTCCAGAAAGTCATTatgcaaacacagagaagaacCACTGCCTCAAGAAAGTAGTGTCATTTCTGTCCTATGAAGACCCTTTGGGGATGGCCCTCACCTGCTTGGCCCTGGGCTTCTCTGCACTCACTGCTGGTgttcttggtgtttttgtgaAGTACCACCACACTCCCATTGTTAAGGCCAATAACCAATGTCTCACTTACAACCTGCTAATCACTTTgatcttctgttttctccatcCATTGGTCTTCATTGGCCTTCCCAACACAGCCACCTGTATCCTGCAGCAGAGCTCATTTGGAGTCCTGTTCACTGTGGCTCTCTCCACAGTCTTGGCCAAAACTCTTACTGtggttctggctttcaaagtcacaGTTCCAGGCAGACTGACAAGGTGGCTAATAATATCAAAGGCTCCTAACTTCATCATTCCCATCTGCACCCTCTTCCAAATTGTGCTCTGTGGAATTTGGATGAGCACCTCTCCTCCCTTTATTGACTCAGATGCTTACACAGAATATGGACTCCTAATTATTCTATGCAACAAGGGCTCCACTATTGCCTTCCATTCTGTCCTGGCATACCTCTGCTGCATGGCACTTGGGAGCTACACTGTTGCTTACCTGTCCAGGAAcctgcctgacacattcaatgaagccaagttcatcACTTTCAGCATGTTGGTGTTCTTCAGTGTGTGGgtcaccttcctccctgtctaccacagcaccaaggggaaaCACATGGTGGCCATGGAAGTCTTCTCTATCCTGGCATCCAGTGCAGGCCTCCTAGGCTGTATCTTTTTCCCCAAGTGCTATATTATTTTGTTAAGACCACATAGGAATGTGCTTTCTCATGTCAGGAACAAAGCATATTCTAGAGGAAAATTCAGTCTTACAGCTTAGTCTGTGTTCTCTGAATTACATTGAATTTGTCAAGCCTGTTGAGCACTAACAAAATTGTCAAAGATAATATAGAAATTTAagattatatatgtgcatatatatatatatatatatatatgtttaataaaatttaattcattgatgaaagtcatctttattttctcatctcctACTATTTACGCATTTGTTTATATTAGAAACTGACTTCTAATTTGGAAGTCTTCAAGCCTGTTTAGTACCAATCCAGTTGTGAGAGATCATATAGCAATTGAAGATTTTCAGTTTGTTGGTTTCATTTATTGGTGAAATATATCCGTATTCTCCCATCTGCTAATATTTTTGCATATTCCTCTAAATTAGTACGCTTATTTCaataaaattcattatttctctcaattaacatcaaagaaaaaaatcaatgggaTATGTGTGTATTCTTCATCTCTTCAACATTGTATAACTTTACCATCATAGTCccaaatattttcacatataCCCATGTGTTTTTGATGCACTTGTTATGTTTCCTGGATTCATCATGCTTACATTTTATGTATGCTTCTACAATGAACAaaggcacattttaaaaagtgaatgtgATTTTGACATGAATATATTACTCTGTCCAATATTTACATAATGAGATGCAAATTAGAATAGTGTGAAtacaaatttatttcttaattataatgcAAAGTCAGATATCAGTTAATATAATCAGATACATACCCAATCAACTACATGAAGCttcttttaaatatgtgattTGAAAAGCCCTTCTATAACCACTTCTGTACAACATGTGCTCATATCTATCTTTGACTAGAGATATCCAAATAGTTTGTGTGCTCAGTCATCCACAATTCTTCTAACTGAAACTGTTAACTGTATAACATCTACACATTTATGAGTACTTCACCATATTGTATCAACATTCTATAAAAGATATGACATTTTTAGGAACAGCATTTCTGACAATACTAATTTCTTGTGTAATGTACATTTGCATAAATTTCTAAGACATTATGTGCTGTGTGCCTT containing:
- the LOC118575405 gene encoding vomeronasal type-2 receptor 116-like; the protein is MDHCMKCPESHYANTEKNHCLKKVVSFLSYEDPLGMALTCLALGFSALTAGVLGVFVKYHHTPIVKANNQCLTYNLLITLIFCFLHPLVFIGLPNTATCILQQSSFGVLFTVALSTVLAKTLTVVLAFKVTVPGRLTRWLIISKAPNFIIPICTLFQIVLCGIWMSTSPPFIDSDAYTEYGLLIILCNKGSTIAFHSVLAYLCCMALGSYTVAYLSRNLPDTFNEAKFITFSMLVFFSVWVTFLPVYHSTKGKHMVAMEVFSILASSAGLLGCIFFPKCYIILLRPHRNVLSHVRNKAYSRGKFSLTA